Proteins from one Candidatus Methylomirabilota bacterium genomic window:
- a CDS encoding Slp family lipoprotein: MYRWLVLAVLLSGCASAFPKEVMSTVNTAVTVEMLRPDPVAFKGQRVMVGGDILSTQPRTDETEIELLARRLGSDGAPDRGDQSPGRLLLRSPAFLDPAVYGQGRRVTVIGTVSGVEERKVGDVPYRYPVIQVERIRLWPKDVTLGSDYYYPYGPWPYYDPYYFWPRRGFYPYGWWW; encoded by the coding sequence ATGTACCGGTGGCTCGTTCTCGCCGTGCTGCTGAGCGGCTGCGCCTCTGCCTTCCCGAAAGAGGTGATGAGCACGGTCAACACCGCCGTCACCGTCGAGATGCTGCGCCCGGATCCCGTCGCGTTCAAGGGACAGCGGGTGATGGTGGGCGGGGATATCCTCTCCACCCAGCCCCGGACCGATGAGACGGAGATCGAGCTGCTCGCCCGCCGGCTCGGCAGCGACGGCGCCCCGGACCGCGGCGACCAGTCGCCGGGTCGTCTGCTGCTCCGCTCCCCTGCGTTCCTCGATCCGGCGGTCTACGGCCAGGGGCGACGGGTTACCGTGATCGGCACCGTGTCCGGCGTGGAGGAGCGCAAGGTCGGCGACGTCCCCTATCGCTACCCGGTGATCCAGGTGGAGCGGATTCGGCTCTGGCCGAAGGACGTCACCCTGGGGTCCGACTACTATTATCCGTACGGCCCGTGGCCCTATTACGACCCGTACTATTTCTGGCCCCGGCGGGGCTTCTACCCGTACGGCTGGTGGTGGTGA
- a CDS encoding thioredoxin family protein, with translation MITAARFAEGMTVAEYLDQMRVNKERFVRVMREAAIEDEDREALRRLGPGLRILIVTEDWCGDALYSFPALARLVEGEPGVEVRVFLRDKSPDVMDQYLKRGLYRTIPVFVFFDERMNELARFVERQDVVSELHTLSKV, from the coding sequence ATGATCACCGCCGCGCGATTCGCGGAGGGCATGACGGTGGCCGAATACCTCGACCAGATGCGCGTGAACAAGGAGCGGTTCGTGCGGGTCATGCGCGAGGCCGCGATCGAGGACGAGGATCGCGAGGCGCTGCGGCGGCTGGGCCCGGGACTGCGGATCCTGATCGTCACCGAGGACTGGTGCGGGGACGCGCTCTACAGCTTCCCGGCGCTGGCCCGGCTGGTGGAGGGCGAGCCCGGCGTCGAGGTACGGGTCTTCCTTCGAGACAAGAGCCCCGACGTGATGGACCAGTATCTGAAGCGGGGACTCTACCGCACGATCCCGGTGTTCGTGTTCTTCGACGAGCGCATGAACGAGCTGGCGCGATTCGTGGAGCGTCAGGACGTGGTCAGCGAGCTACACACCCTATCGAAGGTCTGA
- a CDS encoding methyltransferase domain-containing protein → MRESRVAVVDFYDRHPINEAQVLESAHAHAHRVGDLRPEDLWPWDQDHYGGLRAVETLARRAAIRPGMSVLDVCAGLGGPARFLAHRMGVSVTGVDLTHSRCAAGHRLTVLVRLHPMVRLIRADAQVLPFRAAAFDAAVSQEGLLHVPDKGAVLAEVARVLRPGGRLAFSDWVARPRLGDNERRRLDEWMVAVSLQSIDAYRGLLAGAGFDSIEAEDLSPEWIEILRERLRMYRALREQTIARLGAARYDEYNQLYAFFVGLVEAGKLGGARFSAAAGPAPS, encoded by the coding sequence GTGCGCGAGTCCCGCGTCGCGGTCGTCGACTTCTATGATCGTCACCCCATCAACGAGGCCCAGGTCCTCGAGTCCGCGCATGCTCACGCGCATCGTGTCGGCGATCTGCGCCCGGAAGATCTCTGGCCGTGGGATCAGGATCACTACGGTGGGCTCCGCGCGGTGGAGACGCTCGCGCGCCGCGCCGCCATCCGCCCGGGCATGTCGGTGCTCGACGTGTGTGCGGGCCTCGGCGGGCCCGCGCGCTTCCTCGCCCATCGGATGGGCGTCTCCGTCACCGGGGTGGACCTGACCCACTCCCGCTGCGCGGCGGGCCACCGTCTCACCGTCCTGGTGCGTCTCCATCCGATGGTGCGGCTCATCCGGGCCGACGCCCAGGTCCTGCCGTTCCGGGCCGCCGCGTTCGACGCGGCGGTCAGCCAGGAGGGGCTGCTGCACGTGCCGGACAAGGGCGCGGTGCTGGCGGAGGTCGCGCGCGTGCTGCGCCCGGGCGGGCGCCTCGCCTTCAGTGACTGGGTGGCCCGGCCGCGCCTGGGCGACAACGAGCGCCGGCGGCTCGACGAATGGATGGTCGCGGTGAGCCTGCAGAGCATCGACGCCTACCGGGGACTCCTGGCCGGCGCCGGCTTCGACTCCATCGAGGCGGAGGATCTCTCTCCCGAGTGGATCGAAATCCTGCGCGAGCGCCTTCGGATGTATCGCGCCCTGCGCGAGCAGACCATCGCGCGCCTGGGCGCGGCCCGCTACGACGAGTACAATCAGCTCTACGCGTTCTTCGTGGGCCTGGTGGAAGCGGGCAAGCTCGGAGGCGCGCGGTTCAGCGCAGCAGCCGGTCCAGCGCCTTCCTGA
- a CDS encoding AsmA-like C-terminal region-containing protein — protein MLKWALIGLLAVAVIVVGSILALPWLLDTPAIQAYIQQAAGHALGRPVKFDSLSITALPLPTVRLRGLQVAEDPAFGSAPVMTVAEGRMRIRLWSLFQGRVDLANLLLQEPRVHVVEDAAGHLNIATLGGSGGPGPAAPPRVGKGRAAAPATAAVPLTRIRIANGTVDYDTPGRRLTVDRINLTVTQSAGGLRALGEAQGPGGVKLTIAEAVVTLASGRPVGDAQLKATIDVESRDVSAAASAIGMGTGVSGPLRGRLELAGTMNRLTASGALGFDRLTLSRRDPRCGDTRPRTLALVDVRMPLVYAPPRLESQLVQAKVAKGTVTFRLTMGPGPPRVVTLRDITVKGMQLEPVLVDYLCQRNAVTGPLDLTGQSSLQLPGMLPTMRGSGRLSVGPGRVVGPDLPSALSQALALTDLVSATLDPKAARPGPRSPLSFDSITASYTIADGVAHTDDLVYVARDIRVTGAGSYALTDGRTAMDVTVTQGSNRVKARLTGAAGSMSIVPTDVRVKEPKDLRKALDRLLR, from the coding sequence ATGCTGAAGTGGGCCCTGATCGGACTGCTCGCGGTGGCGGTGATCGTGGTGGGCTCGATTCTCGCCCTGCCGTGGCTGCTCGACACGCCCGCCATCCAGGCGTACATCCAGCAAGCGGCCGGTCACGCGCTGGGCCGGCCCGTCAAGTTCGACAGTCTCTCCATCACCGCGCTGCCGTTGCCGACGGTGCGCCTGCGTGGCCTGCAGGTAGCCGAAGATCCCGCGTTCGGCTCCGCGCCCGTCATGACCGTCGCGGAGGGGCGCATGCGGATCCGCCTGTGGTCGCTGTTCCAGGGCCGGGTGGACCTGGCCAATCTCCTCCTGCAGGAGCCGCGCGTCCACGTGGTCGAGGACGCGGCGGGCCACCTCAACATCGCGACGCTCGGCGGCAGCGGCGGCCCGGGCCCGGCGGCGCCGCCTCGCGTGGGCAAGGGACGCGCGGCGGCGCCGGCCACCGCCGCAGTGCCGCTCACGCGCATTCGTATCGCGAACGGGACGGTGGACTACGACACGCCGGGCCGCCGCCTGACCGTGGATCGCATCAACCTGACCGTGACCCAGAGCGCGGGCGGGCTACGGGCGTTGGGAGAGGCCCAGGGGCCGGGCGGCGTCAAGCTCACGATCGCGGAGGCGGTGGTGACGCTCGCATCGGGCCGCCCGGTGGGCGATGCCCAGCTGAAGGCCACGATCGACGTGGAGAGCCGCGATGTGAGCGCGGCCGCGTCGGCCATCGGTATGGGCACCGGCGTGTCCGGCCCGCTGCGGGGCCGGCTCGAGCTGGCCGGCACCATGAATCGGCTCACCGCCAGCGGCGCGCTCGGCTTCGATCGGCTCACGCTGTCGCGGCGCGATCCACGGTGCGGCGATACCCGACCCCGCACGCTGGCGCTCGTCGACGTGCGGATGCCGCTCGTGTACGCGCCGCCCCGGCTCGAGAGCCAGCTGGTGCAGGCCAAGGTCGCGAAGGGGACCGTCACGTTCCGGCTGACGATGGGCCCGGGGCCGCCGCGCGTCGTCACGCTGCGCGACATCACGGTGAAGGGCATGCAGCTCGAGCCGGTGCTGGTGGACTACCTCTGCCAGCGCAACGCGGTGACCGGGCCGCTCGATCTCACCGGCCAATCGAGCCTCCAGCTGCCCGGCATGTTGCCCACCATGCGCGGATCGGGGCGCCTGTCCGTGGGCCCAGGGCGCGTGGTCGGACCCGATCTCCCGAGCGCGCTCAGCCAGGCGCTGGCCCTGACCGATCTGGTATCCGCGACCCTCGACCCGAAGGCGGCGCGGCCCGGTCCGCGCTCGCCCCTGAGCTTCGATTCGATCACCGCCAGCTACACGATCGCCGACGGCGTCGCGCACACGGACGATCTCGTCTACGTGGCGCGCGACATCCGGGTCACCGGGGCCGGCAGCTATGCGCTGACGGACGGCCGCACCGCGATGGACGTGACCGTCACCCAGGGATCGAACCGGGTGAAAGCCCGGCTCACCGGCGCCGCCGGCTCGATGAGCATCGTGCCGACCGACGTCCGGGTCAAGGAGCCGAAGGACCTCAGGAAGGCGCTGGACCGGCTGCTGCGCTGA
- a CDS encoding quinone oxidoreductase, with translation MKAIRVHAPGGPESMKLEEMPAPTPAAGQAQVKLEACGVNYIDVYFRTGAYKATLPLTPGMEGAGTVTAVGPGVSDVKVGDRVAWTGIIGSYSQMHVVPSDRLVALPSKLTFKDGAAAMLQGLTAHYLVTSTWPVKKGETVLVQAAAGGMGLLLCQMAKMRGATVIGTVSTEEKAALARAAGADHVILYTKQDFEPEVKRLTGGRGVDVVYDGVGASTFDKGLNCLRPRGLMALFGAASGPVPPLDLQRLNAGGSLFVTRPSLNHHIATRDELMQRSNELLGWISEGKVKLRVDHQFPLEQAAEAHRQLEGRKTTGKILLIP, from the coding sequence ATGAAGGCGATCCGCGTGCACGCTCCGGGCGGGCCCGAGAGCATGAAGCTGGAGGAGATGCCCGCCCCGACTCCGGCGGCCGGGCAGGCGCAGGTGAAGCTCGAGGCCTGCGGGGTGAACTACATCGACGTCTACTTCCGCACCGGCGCCTACAAGGCGACGCTGCCGTTGACGCCCGGCATGGAAGGAGCGGGCACGGTGACCGCGGTGGGGCCCGGGGTCTCCGACGTGAAGGTGGGCGATCGGGTGGCCTGGACCGGCATCATCGGCTCGTACAGCCAGATGCACGTCGTGCCGTCGGACCGTCTGGTGGCGCTGCCGAGCAAGCTCACGTTCAAGGACGGCGCGGCGGCCATGCTCCAAGGGCTCACCGCCCACTACCTCGTCACCTCGACCTGGCCGGTCAAGAAGGGCGAGACCGTCCTGGTCCAGGCCGCCGCCGGCGGCATGGGCCTGCTGCTCTGCCAGATGGCCAAGATGCGCGGGGCGACCGTGATCGGCACAGTCTCGACCGAGGAGAAGGCGGCCCTGGCCAGGGCGGCGGGGGCCGATCACGTGATCCTGTACACGAAGCAGGACTTCGAGCCCGAGGTGAAGCGTCTGACCGGCGGGCGCGGCGTCGACGTGGTGTACGACGGCGTGGGGGCCAGCACGTTCGACAAAGGGCTCAACTGCCTGAGGCCGCGCGGCCTCATGGCCCTGTTCGGGGCGGCCAGCGGTCCGGTGCCGCCACTGGACCTGCAGCGGCTCAACGCGGGGGGCTCGCTGTTCGTGACGCGGCCGAGCCTCAATCACCACATCGCCACGCGCGACGAGCTGATGCAGCGCTCGAACGAGCTGCTCGGCTGGATCAGCGAAGGCAAGGTCAAGCTCCGGGTGGATCACCAGTTCCCGCTCGAGCAGGCCGCCGAGGCGCACCGGCAGCTCGAGGGACGGAAAACGACCGGCAAGATCCTCCTCATTCCATGA